One window of the Lysobacter sp. S4-A87 genome contains the following:
- a CDS encoding oligopeptide:H+ symporter has protein sequence MSGTAIPTPGQAAPIPEFKQTLGHPKPLWMLFMTEFWERFAFYGIRWALVLYIVAQFHGGDAAGEAPANRVYGAYLALVYAAAIFGGYIADRVLGYQRSILLGAVIMAAGLFMIALPNEAIFKLGLATIVVGNGLFKPNISTMVGKLYSPTDERRDSGFTIFYMGINLGAMLAPLLTQYLARKIFGTDSMPAYKVVFMAAGVGMLISLVWFWFGRRGLEGIGRPPLDGEDKRKVLYVLIGALFAIPVVYFLLAMGAGALQGVLTVMFLALCGMLLVEAFREGAVQRDRCIAMLIIFTFNILFWMFFEQAGSSFTFLADKIVDRDIFGGGLADLVYSMSGERVFPTAWFQSVNSVAIITMAPLIAWGWVKLGRANPSIPRKFGLGLIFNGLAFLLLMFALSKLVTAAGLIPFWTLFAVYWIQSIGELCLSPIGLSMVTKLAPLRLVGFGMGGWFLSTGIGNNLSGIFAGHVSGEGGMTTASALSGYTFGFWALVGAGVLLFLIAPLVQKLMHGVK, from the coding sequence ATGAGCGGAACCGCTATACCTACGCCCGGCCAGGCCGCACCGATTCCAGAGTTCAAGCAGACCTTGGGGCACCCCAAGCCGCTGTGGATGCTCTTCATGACGGAGTTCTGGGAGCGCTTCGCGTTCTACGGCATCCGCTGGGCCCTGGTTCTGTACATCGTTGCCCAGTTCCATGGTGGCGATGCCGCGGGCGAGGCTCCGGCCAACCGCGTCTACGGCGCCTACCTGGCGCTGGTGTATGCCGCGGCCATCTTCGGCGGCTACATCGCCGACCGGGTCCTGGGCTACCAGCGGTCGATCCTGCTCGGCGCGGTGATCATGGCCGCCGGCCTTTTCATGATCGCCCTGCCTAACGAGGCCATCTTCAAGCTCGGCCTGGCCACGATCGTGGTCGGCAACGGCCTGTTCAAGCCGAACATCTCGACGATGGTGGGCAAGCTCTACAGCCCCACCGACGAACGCCGCGACTCGGGCTTCACCATCTTCTACATGGGCATCAACCTGGGCGCGATGCTGGCCCCGCTGCTGACCCAGTACCTGGCGCGCAAGATCTTCGGCACCGACTCCATGCCGGCCTACAAGGTCGTGTTCATGGCGGCCGGCGTGGGCATGCTGATCAGCCTGGTGTGGTTCTGGTTTGGCCGCCGCGGCCTGGAAGGCATCGGCCGTCCGCCGCTGGATGGCGAGGACAAGCGCAAGGTGCTGTACGTGCTGATCGGCGCGCTGTTCGCCATTCCGGTCGTGTACTTCCTGCTGGCCATGGGCGCAGGCGCGCTGCAGGGCGTGCTGACGGTGATGTTCCTGGCGCTGTGCGGCATGTTGCTGGTCGAGGCCTTCCGTGAAGGCGCCGTCCAGCGCGACCGCTGCATCGCGATGCTGATCATCTTCACCTTCAACATCCTGTTCTGGATGTTCTTCGAGCAGGCGGGCAGCTCCTTCACCTTCCTCGCCGACAAGATCGTCGACCGCGACATCTTCGGCGGTGGCCTGGCCGACCTCGTCTACTCGATGAGCGGCGAACGCGTGTTCCCGACCGCCTGGTTCCAGAGTGTCAACTCGGTGGCGATCATCACCATGGCACCGCTGATCGCCTGGGGCTGGGTCAAGCTGGGCCGCGCCAATCCGTCGATCCCGCGCAAGTTCGGCCTGGGCCTGATCTTCAACGGCCTGGCCTTCCTGCTGCTGATGTTCGCGCTGTCGAAGCTGGTGACGGCCGCCGGCCTGATCCCGTTCTGGACGCTGTTCGCGGTGTACTGGATCCAGTCGATCGGTGAGCTGTGCCTGTCGCCGATCGGCCTGTCGATGGTGACCAAGCTGGCACCGCTGCGCCTGGTCGGCTTCGGCATGGGCGGCTGGTTCCTCTCCACCGGCATCGGCAACAACCTGTCGGGCATCTTCGCCGGCCACGTCAGTGGCGAAGGCGGCATGACCACGGCTTCGGCACTGAGCGGCTACACCTTCGGCTTCTGGGCCCTGGTCGGCGCCGGCGTGCTGTTGTTCCTGATCGCACCGCTGGTGCAGAAGCTGATGCACGGCGTGAAGTGA
- a CDS encoding alpha-ketoacid dehydrogenase subunit beta, with protein MAKAPPATSAAPATPTAITLIEAITQALAYEMRADDTVLVLGEDVGVNGGVFRATAGLQQQFGPERVLDTPLDETTIAGLTVGLAAQGMKPVAESQFDGFVYPMVDHIICHAARFRYRTRGRLTCPMVLRVPWGGGIRAPEHHSEANESIFTNVPGLRVVMPSSPARAYGLLLAAIREPDPVIFMEPKRIYRQYKEVVPDDGEALPLDVCYVLRDGTDVTLVTWGAQVKETLEAAEKLAAQGISAEVIDVATLRPLDFATIAESVSRTGRCVIVHEAPKTAGFGAEIAARLAEESMFDLVAPVERVTGYDTHIPLFRLEMKYLPSVERIVAAVKRTLAAS; from the coding sequence ATGGCCAAGGCACCTCCCGCAACCTCCGCCGCGCCGGCCACGCCGACCGCGATCACCTTGATCGAGGCGATCACCCAGGCGCTCGCCTACGAGATGCGCGCCGACGACACCGTGCTGGTGCTGGGCGAGGACGTCGGCGTCAACGGCGGCGTGTTCCGCGCCACCGCCGGCCTGCAGCAGCAGTTTGGCCCCGAGCGCGTGCTCGACACGCCGCTGGACGAAACCACCATTGCCGGCCTCACCGTCGGCCTGGCCGCGCAGGGCATGAAGCCGGTCGCCGAATCGCAGTTCGACGGCTTCGTCTACCCGATGGTCGACCACATCATCTGCCACGCCGCGCGCTTCCGTTACCGCACCCGCGGTCGCCTGACCTGCCCGATGGTGCTGCGCGTGCCGTGGGGTGGCGGTATCCGCGCGCCGGAGCACCACAGCGAAGCCAACGAATCGATCTTCACCAACGTGCCTGGCCTGCGCGTGGTCATGCCGTCGTCGCCGGCGCGTGCCTACGGCCTACTGCTGGCCGCGATCCGTGAGCCGGATCCGGTCATCTTCATGGAGCCCAAGCGCATCTACCGCCAGTACAAGGAAGTGGTGCCCGACGACGGCGAAGCCTTGCCGCTGGACGTGTGCTACGTGCTGCGCGATGGCACCGACGTGACCCTGGTGACCTGGGGCGCGCAGGTGAAGGAGACGCTCGAGGCCGCCGAGAAGCTGGCCGCACAGGGCATCAGCGCAGAAGTGATCGACGTGGCGACGCTGCGTCCGCTCGACTTCGCCACTATCGCCGAATCGGTCAGCCGCACCGGCCGCTGCGTGATCGTGCATGAGGCGCCCAAGACCGCCGGCTTCGGCGCCGAGATCGCCGCGCGCCTGGCCGAAGAGTCGATGTTCGACCTGGTCGCACCGGTCGAGCGCGTCACCGGCTACGACACGCACATCCCGCTGTTCCGCCTGGAAATGAAGTACCTGCCGAGCGTCGAGCGCATCGTCGCCGCGGTCAAGCGCACCCTGGCAGCCAGCTGA
- a CDS encoding NUDIX domain-containing protein translates to MAARVHDCVGAFIVKDGEVLLGLRSDDCDWLAGAWDVFGGHIEPGESADQALRRELDEELGIAPTRMRYLDVITGDAPEPWRLRLYVVEAWSGTPQNRQEHASLSWSTLEQAQQRLAAAHPDFPRLLAQVLGVR, encoded by the coding sequence GTGGCAGCGCGCGTGCACGACTGCGTCGGCGCGTTCATCGTCAAAGATGGCGAGGTGCTGCTGGGCCTGCGCAGCGACGACTGCGACTGGCTGGCCGGCGCGTGGGACGTGTTCGGCGGCCACATCGAACCGGGCGAGAGCGCCGACCAGGCGCTGCGGCGCGAGCTCGACGAGGAGCTGGGCATCGCCCCCACGCGCATGCGCTACCTGGACGTCATCACCGGTGATGCGCCGGAGCCGTGGCGGCTGCGCCTGTATGTGGTCGAGGCCTGGAGCGGCACGCCACAGAACCGGCAGGAGCACGCGTCGCTGTCCTGGAGCACGCTCGAACAGGCGCAGCAGCGCCTGGCCGCCGCGCATCCGGACTTCCCGCGCCTGCTGGCCCAGGTTCTGGGCGTTCGCTGA
- a CDS encoding tryptophan 2,3-dioxygenase family protein: MTVEKNERELEASIHTDLSGRMTYSGYLQLDTLLSAQQRLSNPPHHDELLFIVQHQVSELWMKLMIHELKAATAHLRADRLGECQKIFARCKNILRQLTEMWSVLETLTPSEYMEFREILGPSSGFQSLQYRTIEFLLGNKNAAMLKVFAHDAKAEASLREVLESPSLYDEALRYLARHGHAVPARHIERDWSHAHVADPELLPVLERIYEDTDAHWQAYHLCEDLVDLESQFQLWRFRHMRTVMRIIGFKRGTGGSSGVGFLKQALELTFFPELFDVRTMIGAGGSYGATPG, encoded by the coding sequence ATGACGGTCGAGAAGAACGAGCGCGAACTGGAAGCGAGCATCCACACCGACCTGTCCGGGCGGATGACCTATTCCGGCTACCTGCAGCTGGACACACTGCTGTCGGCGCAACAGCGCCTGTCCAACCCGCCGCACCATGACGAGCTGCTGTTCATCGTCCAGCACCAGGTCTCGGAGCTGTGGATGAAACTGATGATCCACGAGCTCAAGGCAGCGACCGCGCACCTGCGCGCCGATCGCCTCGGCGAGTGCCAGAAGATCTTCGCGCGCTGCAAGAACATCCTGCGCCAGCTGACCGAGATGTGGTCGGTGCTGGAGACGCTGACGCCGTCGGAGTACATGGAGTTCCGCGAGATCCTCGGGCCGTCGTCGGGCTTCCAGTCGCTGCAGTACCGCACCATCGAGTTCCTGCTCGGCAACAAGAATGCGGCGATGCTCAAGGTGTTCGCCCATGACGCCAAGGCCGAGGCCAGCCTGCGCGAAGTTCTGGAATCGCCGAGCCTGTACGACGAAGCCCTGCGCTACCTGGCCCGCCACGGCCACGCGGTGCCCGCCCGCCACATCGAGCGCGACTGGTCGCACGCGCACGTCGCCGACCCGGAACTGCTGCCGGTGTTGGAGCGCATCTACGAGGACACCGACGCGCATTGGCAGGCCTACCACCTGTGCGAGGACCTGGTCGACCTGGAAAGCCAGTTCCAGCTGTGGCGTTTCCGCCACATGCGCACGGTGATGCGCATCATCGGCTTCAAGCGCGGCACCGGCGGGTCCAGCGGCGTGGGCTTCCTCAAGCAGGCGCTGGAACTGACTTTCTTTCCCGAGCTGTTCGACGTGCGCACGATGATCGGCGCCGGCGGAAGCTACGGCGCGACGCCGGGTTAA
- the pdhA gene encoding pyruvate dehydrogenase (acetyl-transferring) E1 component subunit alpha, which yields MTVAATFEIEYLQYLGPDGKPVAEFPPAFRDARTLLPLFKQMLFVRTFDSKAIALQRTGKLGTYASCLGHEATHIGIGSSMQPDDVFAPSYREYGAQFMRGVKPREVLLYWGGDERGNDFSGPKHDYAWCVPISTQCLHAAGAALAFKLRKQKQLAVACCGDGGSSKTDFYAALNSAGAYTLPLVLCVINNGWAISVPRSAQTGAKTLAQKGLAGGLHCLQVDGNDLIAVLEGMRRASERARSGEGGSVIEFMTYRLHDHTTADDARRYREDEEVKSAWTREPITRLRTYLTAQGVWSEAEEKAWAEECGKLVDVEINAYLETPVQPVEAMFDYLYADMPPDVAAQRAYVLAQEGR from the coding sequence ATGACGGTCGCCGCGACCTTCGAAATCGAATACCTGCAATACCTCGGCCCGGACGGCAAGCCGGTGGCGGAGTTCCCGCCCGCTTTCCGCGACGCCAGGACGCTGCTGCCGCTGTTCAAGCAGATGCTGTTCGTGCGCACCTTCGACAGCAAGGCGATCGCCCTGCAGCGCACCGGCAAGCTCGGCACGTACGCCAGTTGCCTGGGGCACGAAGCCACGCACATCGGCATCGGCTCGTCGATGCAGCCCGATGACGTGTTCGCACCGAGCTACCGCGAGTACGGTGCCCAGTTCATGCGCGGCGTGAAGCCGCGCGAAGTGCTGCTCTACTGGGGCGGCGACGAGCGTGGCAACGACTTCTCCGGGCCGAAGCACGACTACGCCTGGTGCGTGCCGATCTCCACCCAGTGCCTGCATGCCGCCGGCGCCGCGCTGGCGTTCAAGCTGCGCAAGCAGAAGCAACTGGCGGTGGCGTGCTGCGGTGATGGCGGCTCGTCCAAGACCGACTTCTACGCCGCACTGAATTCCGCCGGCGCCTACACGCTGCCGCTGGTGCTGTGCGTGATCAACAACGGCTGGGCGATCTCGGTGCCGCGCTCGGCGCAGACCGGCGCCAAGACGCTGGCGCAGAAGGGCCTGGCCGGCGGACTGCACTGCCTGCAGGTCGACGGCAACGATCTGATCGCCGTGCTCGAAGGCATGCGCCGCGCCAGCGAGCGCGCCCGCAGCGGTGAGGGCGGCAGCGTGATCGAGTTCATGACCTATCGCCTGCACGACCACACCACCGCCGACGACGCCCGCCGCTATCGCGAGGACGAAGAGGTCAAGTCGGCCTGGACGCGCGAGCCGATCACGCGACTGCGCACGTACCTGACCGCGCAGGGCGTGTGGAGCGAGGCCGAGGAGAAGGCCTGGGCCGAGGAATGCGGCAAGCTCGTCGACGTCGAGATCAACGCCTACCTGGAAACGCCGGTGCAGCCGGTCGAGGCGATGTTCGATTACCTCTATGCCGACATGCCGCCGGATGTCGCCGCGCAACGTGCCTACGTGCTTGCGCAGGAGGGTCGCTGA
- a CDS encoding SH3 domain-containing protein, which yields MRHARVVVAHRAPDRPAIRIARGEAVTLGERDRDWPQFVWTTIAEGHGGWVPAALFDNEQGTAKALSDYDTRELDARADELVTLHYELAQWWWAENALGMQGWIPARALELLDDDEGEDA from the coding sequence ATGCGCCACGCCCGCGTCGTAGTCGCCCACCGCGCACCGGATCGCCCGGCGATCCGGATCGCGCGTGGCGAGGCAGTGACGCTGGGCGAGCGCGACCGTGACTGGCCGCAGTTCGTCTGGACCACCATCGCCGAGGGCCACGGCGGCTGGGTTCCGGCGGCCCTGTTCGACAACGAGCAGGGCACGGCCAAGGCGCTGTCCGACTACGACACGCGCGAGCTCGATGCCCGCGCCGACGAACTGGTCACGCTGCACTACGAGCTGGCGCAGTGGTGGTGGGCGGAGAATGCACTGGGCATGCAGGGGTGGATCCCGGCGCGTGCACTGGAGCTGCTCGACGACGACGAAGGCGAGGACGCATGA
- a CDS encoding cupin domain-containing protein, whose product MSDASAQRQAKSQAINLAAKLALFGQHWSPRVVAQMNDVQFKLVKMHGDFVWHSHEDTDEVFIVVKGRMEIGFRDHDVVLDEGEMCVIPRGVEHITRASEECHALIIEPAGVVNTGDAGGELTARNDVWI is encoded by the coding sequence ATGAGCGACGCATCCGCCCAGCGACAGGCGAAGTCGCAGGCCATCAACCTGGCGGCAAAGCTGGCGCTGTTCGGCCAGCACTGGTCGCCGCGCGTGGTCGCGCAGATGAACGACGTGCAGTTCAAGCTGGTCAAGATGCACGGCGACTTCGTCTGGCACTCGCACGAGGACACCGACGAGGTGTTCATCGTCGTCAAGGGACGGATGGAGATCGGCTTCCGCGACCACGACGTGGTGCTGGACGAAGGCGAGATGTGCGTGATCCCGCGCGGGGTCGAACACATCACCCGCGCCAGCGAGGAATGCCATGCGCTGATCATCGAGCCGGCCGGCGTGGTCAACACCGGGGATGCCGGCGGCGAGCTGACCGCGCGCAACGATGTCTGGATCTGA